Proteins co-encoded in one Calditrichota bacterium genomic window:
- a CDS encoding glycosyltransferase family 39 protein, translating into MANRSHLVYFLLVIAIFLGIYSYFGAQRSVPSYNVETDFVGSYGLDAQNILHGKMVQEQDHGPVYAIAVAFLTVFVGDVFHAGVVLSILSAILLGIGLYLILKNLYNFRIALFSMLLLDIVLLPYSFVVGLDIFFAMLFTFSIYFFIRRFDFNTRDLVLAGTFASLAFLVRYISVILPIAAFIILFFASDGFSIGEKIKKYIVFLIPIGVLMIPWYFISRTIHPEFSAPGLSAAMAWDFYGPGTPFGGDERRLIDPRFYSVTSVVFYDFKHFVFHYLHNIVDRFQSFSLLGLKFPAYYFLVPGIILAFLKSTKKQVVLFLYPVIGFLILCLVNYINRYYLFLFPFAVFWIVFFFFMDWDVKSPLSDLFSYKNIAIVLYLLTALFLFKTSYSESRVIIQREPRELLQVAHFLQGISRKGDRVIERKPNLAFLAGLKDEFFPRVDSIDKLLDYAKKRKARFILYGPIEAKKRPQLKELYKTNFSYPGIKRIYIVNHPKLILYEILSY; encoded by the coding sequence TTGGCAAATAGATCTCATCTCGTTTATTTTTTACTCGTTATCGCCATTTTTTTGGGAATTTATTCCTATTTTGGAGCGCAGCGCAGCGTTCCCTCCTATAATGTCGAAACGGATTTTGTTGGGTCGTATGGATTGGATGCCCAGAATATTTTGCACGGAAAAATGGTTCAGGAACAGGACCACGGACCAGTTTACGCCATTGCCGTTGCTTTCCTGACTGTTTTTGTAGGGGATGTTTTTCATGCCGGGGTTGTCCTCTCTATTCTGTCTGCCATTCTTTTGGGAATTGGCCTCTATTTAATCCTGAAAAATCTCTACAACTTTCGAATAGCCCTTTTTTCTATGCTCTTGCTTGATATTGTACTCTTGCCCTACTCCTTTGTTGTGGGACTGGACATATTTTTTGCCATGTTATTTACGTTTTCAATCTATTTCTTTATTCGACGTTTTGATTTTAATACGAGAGATTTGGTTTTAGCCGGAACATTTGCGAGCCTTGCTTTTCTGGTTCGTTACATTTCCGTAATTCTGCCGATTGCCGCCTTTATCATTCTGTTTTTTGCCTCCGATGGATTTTCGATTGGGGAAAAAATTAAGAAATATATTGTTTTTTTGATACCCATTGGGGTACTGATGATCCCGTGGTATTTCATTTCCCGAACCATTCATCCGGAATTTTCAGCCCCCGGGCTGTCCGCGGCCATGGCATGGGATTTTTACGGGCCGGGAACACCCTTTGGGGGAGACGAAAGGCGATTGATTGATCCGCGGTTTTATTCAGTTACATCGGTTGTTTTTTATGATTTTAAACATTTTGTTTTTCACTATTTACACAATATTGTCGACCGATTTCAATCCTTCAGTTTACTTGGGCTCAAATTCCCGGCCTATTACTTCCTTGTCCCCGGAATCATTCTTGCGTTTTTGAAGTCGACAAAAAAGCAGGTTGTTTTATTCCTGTATCCCGTGATTGGCTTTCTGATACTCTGCCTGGTTAATTATATCAATCGATATTATTTGTTCCTCTTTCCTTTTGCTGTTTTCTGGATTGTCTTTTTCTTTTTTATGGATTGGGATGTAAAAAGCCCTTTGAGTGACCTGTTTTCATACAAAAATATTGCCATTGTATTGTATCTGCTAACAGCATTGTTTCTTTTTAAAACATCCTATTCGGAGTCCAGGGTCATCATTCAAAGGGAACCCAGAGAGCTTCTTCAGGTGGCCCATTTTTTGCAAGGAATAAGCAGAAAAGGGGATCGGGTTATTGAAAGAAAGCCGAATCTGGCTTTTTTGGCCGGTTTAAAGGATGAATTTTTTCCAAGGGTAGACTCAATTGACAAACTCCTGGATTATGCAAAAAAGAGGAAAGCTCGGTTTATTTTATACGGCCCAATTGAGGCCAAGAAGAGACCTCAACTCAAAGAGCTTTATAAAACGAATTTTTCCTATCCGGGAATAAAACGAATTTATATTGTAAACCATCCAAAACTTATTTTATATGAAATCTTGAGTTATTAA